The following is a genomic window from Mycoplasma bradburyae.
TTTATTTTTCATAATTTACAACTTAATTTATTTAAGAAAAAACAATAATACTTGATTAGCAAGTTTTTTCCCGTTCTGTTTTAAAGAATTAAAAACTTCTAATACTTTTGCTTATAAGATGAAGCCTGGTTCTTATTGAACTCTTTACACTTTTATAATCTTATTTATTTTAGCTTTAATGGGTTTCCAACTATTCACAATCATTGCGGTTGACTATAGATTAATTATTCCGATGATGATTAATATTATTTTTCTAATCGTTACTTCTTGATCATTATTCTCGTTAATTGTTATTATAACAACCTCAGATTACAAAACAGCAAAATTGAACAAGTCTACTTTTATTGAAATGAAAACTGATATTGAAATTAAAACCGAATCTAATTGTTCAGTAAATGCTGGTATCAATAAATAAAGATAATTATTAATCTCACTATAAGCATTAATTTCTCTAACGAAATTAATGCTTTTTTTGTTGTTTGTCATAACCTGATTTTTAGATATTTTAATGAGATTGTTATGGCCTTATCTTTTTATTTTATTAATTAAGCTTGATTAATATGAAACTTATAAAAAATCATAATTTATCTTTATTGTTCCTTGGTTTTAATGTTGATAGATAAAAATTATGTTTCATTTAGTTGATGATATTTATGAAACTAATTATTCTAAATTAAAAATTCTATGTATGACAAAATTTACATTAATTAGAAATAAAATAGGCGTATAATAAAAGAACAAATAATATAGGACATAACATTGTGAAATCCAAAATAACTAAAATCGCCTTAGCGATATCAACAGCCAGTCTAGGTGTAACAGCCTTACCATCAATATCTACAAGTAGCTCAAATGCTAATGAAGGTTTTAAAAATGAGACTGAATTAAAAGAGTTTTTAATTGATTCAGAAGTTGGTCGATTGATTAGAATAAGCAACAACTATCAATCATTAAAAGTTGTTAAAGAAATTAAAGATATAAAAGGTAATGAATATTTACTTATAGGAACTGATAATTTATTCTCAATAGTAGATACTAATCTTTATATATCGAATGAAATTCATCAAGAAAAAATCAATGATGAATGATTAAAATATGATTTATATTACAGTAAATCGTTTGGCTTACTTAAAAGAATTAATGAGAATAAATTCTTAAGTTTGTATTCTAATAATGAAATATCTAAAGATGACTTATCTTTAGCAGATCAACCATTAGAAATAGATAATATAAGTGAATTTAAAGAAAAACAACTTGCTAAACGTGATAAAGAAATTAAATATAAATGATTTAGATCAAGACAAGCTAATATAATTTTCGATAAAAACAATACTCCTTACAATTATGATGGTCGCTTCTCGGTCAGTCATACAGTTCCATATGCTTGATGATTTGCTACGCGAAATAATCATGAATCAGCTGGATACATGGATTTGACTTATGTTGGAGTATCTGATAATGATAAAGCCGGTTTATGTGAATATGTCGCCTTGAGTCAAATATTGTTATATAACCACTTATTCGTTGACGGATCTATATTTACTGATTATGAATATAATAAATATATAAAAGATGCGAATGAATGAACTAAAGAACACTGAGAAGATACATCTCCTGTATTTAGAAATCTTTATAGAGGAGCGCAATATACTGATTCGCTGACCTATAAATTGTATGAATTGGGTGGAGAAGAATCAAATTTAAAGACTACAATCATTTACGGCAAAATGTTTGATAGTTTCAATCTAAAAGAAAGAAATTCTTGAGTCGGTTATGGTAGCATAGCGGGTTACTACAAAGCTTGACAATCAGTTAGAAGAGGGATTCCTGTAATTCTAGGAGCTGCTCCTATTCGTTTACCAAATAATTCTAATAATTGATTTGATCATGCATACTTAATGTATGGTTATGATGATTCATCAGATATGTTTTTAGGTTCTATGTGTTGAGGTCGATTTAATTCCAATAGATTCCTTTACTCTTACTATAATAATTGTTGAGGATCATATTATTACACTATTGAAAGTACTAAACAAAAGAAAGATAGAAAACAACCAAAAGCATTTAAATATAAAAACAACTGATACACTGGTAATGAAATTAATAACTTTATTATGAATGGAGAGAAATTTCAACCATGGATCGTGCTAAATTTTTAAAAATTTCATCCTTTATAGCGTATGCAACTATCATACTTTCTTTATGTGCTGTATTGACTACGTATATTATTATTCTCGGTCCGATAAAGATTATTTCGAATAATCCAGAATATTCAAAAGATCGAACCTATGCAAGTTCTAATTTACATATAATTACCTTTGTACAGAATTACATTGGTACCTTAGTAATATCTTTGTTTTTTCTAATATACAACTTAATTTATTTAAGAAAAAACAAGAATACTTGATTAGCTAGTCTTTTCCCGTTCTGTTTTAAAGATTTAAAGACATCTACTACTTTTGCTTATAAAATGAAGCCTGGTTCTTATTGAACTCTTTACACTTTTATAATCTTGTCTATTTTGCCAATATCAGGTTTTCAACTATTCTTAAATCTTGTAGCTGATGTTAATAAATACATAGTTCTAACTCCGATTAGTTATGCATTTCTTATCATTACATGTTGATCAGTAATTTCATTTATTATTATCGTAACATCATCAGATTACAAAACAGCACGTCTAAACAGTCTTAGTGTTTCTAAATTTGAAATGAATACCGATAGTTCAATAAACGCTAGCATTAATAAATAAACACAATTATTAATCTAATTACAAGCATTAATTTCTCCTAACGAAATTAATGCTTTTTTTATTTTTTGTACCCTATACCCAACTTGGTTAAGTAATAAATTAATGAGATTAATTTATAATTTTTCTTATAAAAATTAACTTTTATGTAAGTATCTATTGCGATAATGCTTTATTGCTTGATAAACCATTATCGCAAAACAAAAGCAAACAAAACACTCAATCTTATTAGATAAGTAACAATAAAGCTAATAATCCTTATAGATCTTATGATCAAGGATTATTAGCAATCTTATTGTGCTAAATTTATAATTATATAGTTATATGTCAAATTTACAAATAACCAAACATATTAAAGAAGCAACTATTGCTAACGATCTAGAATACCTTAAAATCGACTGGGAACAACCAGTAGTATATGTTGTTTATAACTTTGGTGAATTTAACAATATCTATAATTCTTATATTGGAAATGTCATCTACTACATAAGACAAAGAACAGAAAAAATCTGTTCTTTGCGCCCTAACTTTAAAGTTAATGTTAATAGTTTTTGTAATAACTTACAGTATTTAAAACAAAACCTTGACCAAACTTATGGGAAGATGTTTTATTTCTACAATTTCCAAACCAAGCAAGAACAATACCTTATTAAGAAATTCGTAGACCATGTTAATGAGATAACTAATCAATTAATCTTTATGATTAATGATTATATCTACGAACTTAAACAAAAGAACCGAACGGTTGAAAGAAAAAAACAAGCTAATTCTCAAGAAGAATACGAAAGTATTCTTAATGAAGAATCTTCAATCATGATTAATTATTTCAAGAAACTAGAAAACAACGTTTCAGACGATGCTTATCTAGGGGATAATTGAATCAAGAAAACCGAAGTATCAATCAAACAAAGAGAACAAAAGATAAAAGACTTTTTTAAGATCTTAAATCTTAAAAAATATGAGACTGTAAATTTACCTAATATTTATAAAAAAATAGATAAGTTCAAACAGAACTTAGAAACAGCTTTTTGGAACCTAGAAGTAAGTAAAGTATCAATTCTTAATAAACCTCATAAAGTAAAAGAGGTAATTCCTACTAAGAGTGATTATGTTATAGATCTTAAGAATGTAACTAAATATTATTCAAATGGCGTAACTACTACTAAGGTATTAAAGAATGTAAACCTACAAATTCCTTGAGGAGAATTTGTAGTTATCCTAGGTCCTTCTGGTAGTGGTAAAACAACATTATTAAATATTATCTCAGGAATGGATCGAGCTAGCAGTGGAACTACTTTTGTGGCTAATAAGAACCTTATTGGTTTTAGCGATACCCAACTAACCAGATTTAGACAAGAAAACATCGGTTATATTTTCCAACAATATGGATTATTACCCAATCTCAATGTTAAAGAAAACATTGA
Proteins encoded in this region:
- a CDS encoding putative cysteine peptidase — protein: MKSKITKIALAISTASLGVTALPSISTSSSNANEGFKNETELKEFLIDSEVGRLIRISNNYQSLKVVKEIKDIKGNEYLLIGTDNLFSIVDTNLYISNEIHQEKINDEWLKYDLYYSKSFGLLKRINENKFLSLYSNNEISKDDLSLADQPLEIDNISEFKEKQLAKRDKEIKYKWFRSRQANIIFDKNNTPYNYDGRFSVSHTVPYAWWFATRNNHESAGYMDLTYVGVSDNDKAGLCEYVALSQILLYNHLFVDGSIFTDYEYNKYIKDANEWTKEHWEDTSPVFRNLYRGAQYTDSLTYKLYELGGEESNLKTTIIYGKMFDSFNLKERNSWVGYGSIAGYYKAWQSVRRGIPVILGAAPIRLPNNSNNWFDHAYLMYGYDDSSDMFLGSMCWGRFNSNRFLYSYYNNCWGSYYYTIESTKQKKDRKQPKAFKYKNNWYTGNEINNFIMNGEKFQPWIVLNF
- a CDS encoding ABC transporter ATP-binding protein, coding for MSNLQITKHIKEATIANDLEYLKIDWEQPVVYVVYNFGEFNNIYNSYIGNVIYYIRQRTEKICSLRPNFKVNVNSFCNNLQYLKQNLDQTYGKMFYFYNFQTKQEQYLIKKFVDHVNEITNQLIFMINDYIYELKQKNRTVERKKQANSQEEYESILNEESSIMINYFKKLENNVSDDAYLGDNWIKKTEVSIKQREQKIKDFFKILNLKKYETVNLPNIYKKIDKFKQNLETAFWNLEVSKVSILNKPHKVKEVIPTKSDYVIDLKNVTKYYSNGVTTTKVLKNVNLQIPWGEFVVILGPSGSGKTTLLNIISGMDRASSGTTFVANKNLIGFSDTQLTRFRQENIGYIFQQYGLLPNLNVKENIEIGSFLQRDASKRADIDQLLKSIGMYEQRNKLPTELSGGQQQRVSIARAIAKNPTIIFGDEPTGALDEEMTQVVLEEFVNINKKNKTTLIIVTHNPLIADIATMVIRVGDGTIKSVVRNENPKTVREINWS